The Caloranaerobacter ferrireducens genome contains a region encoding:
- the ppsA gene encoding phosphoenolpyruvate synthase: protein MEVYKYIKWFREVDKKDLSIVGGKGANLGELTRNGINVPPGFCVTSDAYNYFIEYYSLKQKIEDLINDLDIEDSSELYERSSKIREYIESYDIPENIKTEIVDAYNEIIKELNIKDLYVAIRSSATAEDLPEASFAGQQDTYLEIKGIEEVLKHIKKCWASLWTARAIYYREKQGFDHFEVSLSVVVQKMVNSIKSGVLFTANPVTNDINEIMINASWGLGEAVVSGIVTPDEYIIDKNTLQIKDKNIAEKNVMIVRKDNGVGTVEIGVKDLLGYDKAISQCLNDDEIKLLSKQGILIEKLYNSPQDIEWAIDNDTKELYILQARPITTLKESKDMTEIKTNLNVLVRGLSASPGINSGKVIKINDINEISRVKEGDILVTVMTNPDMVPAMRKAAAVVTDEGGRTCHAAIVSRELGIPCIVGAKKATEVLEEGMIVTVDATRGVVYEGKVLGTDDENKNKRTEGISLNEEILYKLAPITGTKIYMNLGEPSIISKYKNLPFDGIGLMRTEFIFSNLVGAHPMYLLKNGMEDYFIEKMAEGITLVAQEVYPKPIVVRLSDFRTNEFRGLKGGEEVEPIENNPMIGWRGVSRYISPEYEKGFRLECKALRKVREEYGLINVWAMLPFVRTTWELEKVMEIMASEGLERTNNFKIWIMAEVPSVIFEAEEFAKLVDGFSIGSNDLTQLILGADRDSGILNSMGYFDERNPAVKKAIKTLIKAAHKYGKTVSICGQAPSLYPEFAEFLVQEGIDSISVNPDVVDYTRRLVAHVEQKIILNKIRKL, encoded by the coding sequence ATGGAAGTATACAAGTATATAAAATGGTTTAGAGAAGTAGATAAGAAAGATTTATCTATAGTTGGTGGTAAAGGAGCAAACCTTGGAGAGCTAACTAGAAATGGAATTAATGTTCCACCAGGTTTTTGTGTTACTTCAGATGCATATAATTATTTTATTGAATATTATAGTCTTAAACAAAAAATAGAAGATTTAATAAATGACTTAGATATAGAAGATTCTTCTGAATTATATGAAAGAAGTTCTAAAATAAGAGAATATATAGAAAGCTATGATATACCTGAAAATATTAAAACTGAAATAGTAGATGCATATAATGAGATTATTAAAGAGTTGAATATAAAAGATTTGTATGTTGCCATTCGAAGTTCTGCTACTGCTGAAGATTTACCAGAAGCTTCATTTGCAGGTCAACAGGACACTTATTTAGAAATAAAGGGAATAGAAGAAGTATTAAAGCATATCAAGAAATGTTGGGCTTCACTTTGGACTGCACGTGCTATTTATTATAGAGAAAAGCAAGGTTTTGATCATTTTGAAGTTTCATTAAGTGTAGTTGTGCAAAAAATGGTTAACAGTATAAAATCTGGAGTTTTATTTACTGCAAACCCTGTAACTAATGATATTAATGAGATAATGATAAATGCAAGCTGGGGACTTGGTGAGGCTGTAGTTTCTGGAATAGTTACACCAGATGAATATATTATTGATAAAAATACATTACAGATTAAAGATAAGAATATCGCAGAGAAAAACGTTATGATAGTTAGAAAAGACAATGGGGTTGGTACAGTAGAGATTGGTGTCAAAGACCTTTTAGGTTATGATAAAGCTATTTCACAATGCTTAAATGATGATGAGATAAAATTATTAAGCAAACAAGGAATTTTGATTGAAAAGTTATATAATTCACCACAAGATATAGAATGGGCTATTGATAATGATACTAAAGAATTATATATTTTACAGGCTAGACCAATTACAACTTTAAAGGAGAGTAAAGATATGACTGAGATCAAGACTAATCTGAATGTTTTAGTTAGAGGATTATCTGCATCACCAGGTATAAATAGTGGAAAAGTCATAAAGATAAATGATATTAACGAGATTTCAAGAGTTAAAGAAGGAGATATATTAGTAACTGTAATGACTAATCCAGATATGGTACCGGCAATGAGGAAAGCTGCAGCTGTTGTTACAGATGAAGGTGGAAGAACTTGTCATGCTGCCATTGTATCAAGAGAATTAGGAATCCCATGTATTGTTGGAGCAAAAAAGGCGACAGAAGTACTAGAAGAAGGTATGATAGTTACAGTAGATGCTACAAGAGGAGTTGTTTATGAAGGTAAAGTATTGGGCACAGATGATGAGAATAAAAACAAAAGAACAGAAGGGATTAGTTTAAATGAAGAAATACTGTACAAATTAGCACCTATTACAGGTACTAAAATATATATGAACTTGGGTGAACCATCAATCATAAGTAAGTATAAAAATTTACCTTTTGATGGAATTGGGCTTATGAGAACAGAATTTATTTTTTCAAATCTAGTAGGAGCTCATCCGATGTATTTATTAAAAAATGGGATGGAAGACTATTTCATTGAGAAAATGGCAGAGGGAATAACTTTAGTAGCTCAAGAAGTATATCCAAAACCAATAGTAGTAAGGCTAAGTGATTTTAGAACTAATGAATTTCGTGGGTTAAAAGGTGGAGAAGAAGTAGAACCAATTGAAAACAATCCTATGATTGGTTGGAGAGGTGTTTCAAGATATATATCTCCTGAATACGAGAAAGGCTTTAGATTAGAATGTAAAGCATTAAGAAAAGTTAGAGAAGAATATGGATTAATAAATGTATGGGCTATGCTTCCTTTTGTAAGAACAACATGGGAATTGGAAAAAGTAATGGAAATAATGGCTTCAGAAGGTTTAGAAAGAACAAATAACTTTAAAATTTGGATAATGGCAGAGGTCCCTTCTGTAATATTTGAAGCTGAAGAATTCGCTAAACTTGTTGATGGATTTAGTATAGGAAGTAACGATTTGACACAACTTATATTAGGTGCAGATAGGGATTCAGGAATTTTGAATAGTATGGGATATTTTGATGAAAGAAATCCAGCAGTTAAGAAGGCAATAAAAACATTAATAAAAGCAGCTCATAAATATGGTAAGACTGTATCTATATGCGGTCAAGCTCCTTCACTATATCCTGAATTTGCTGAATTTCTAGTGCAAGAAGGAATTGATAGTATAAGTGTCAATCCAGATGTAGTTGATTATACAAGAAGATTAGTTGCACATGTTGAACAGAAAATTATTTTAAATAAAATTAGAAAGCTATAA
- a CDS encoding M14 family metallopeptidase — translation MKIIRFGTTGTEIMKIQAALKKTGYYTGPINGIFNINTKIAIKNFQKDRNLPVTGEIDKATYYQIKRLILGYDYYIIQKGDTLFDIAEKYDTTIDKIITANPNLVPYNLNIGEKIVVPYNIDIVDTNINYTYDILIGDIKGLLARYPFLQSGSIGRSVLGRKLYYLKLGKGSNEVFYNAAHHSLEWITTPLLMKFIENFCKAYSENKSIKGYNTREIFEKSSIYIVPMVNPDGIDLVLNGLDNNNPYYDDLIKWNNGSMDFSKTWQANIHGVDLNHNYDASWEESKKAEPLYGIYGPGPTRYSGPYPESEPESKSVADFTRKHDFRLVLAYHSQGEIIYWNYKNLAPVEALEIGKKLSQVSGYSLAEAYGIASYAGYKDWFIKEYHRPGYTIEVGKGKNPLPISQFDKIYADNEELLLLAAIV, via the coding sequence ATGAAGATAATAAGATTTGGCACAACTGGAACTGAAATAATGAAGATACAAGCAGCTTTAAAGAAAACTGGCTACTATACTGGTCCTATAAATGGTATTTTCAACATTAATACTAAAATAGCTATAAAGAATTTCCAAAAAGACAGAAATCTCCCTGTCACAGGAGAAATTGATAAAGCTACTTACTACCAGATTAAAAGATTAATCTTAGGTTATGATTACTATATTATACAAAAAGGAGATACACTATTTGATATTGCTGAAAAATACGATACGACTATCGATAAAATCATTACAGCTAATCCAAATTTAGTACCTTATAACTTAAACATTGGTGAAAAAATAGTAGTTCCTTATAATATTGATATTGTTGATACTAACATAAATTACACCTATGATATTTTAATAGGTGATATAAAAGGTCTTTTAGCCAGATATCCTTTTCTACAATCAGGTAGCATTGGTAGAAGTGTACTTGGTAGAAAGCTTTATTATTTAAAATTAGGTAAAGGTAGTAATGAAGTGTTTTATAATGCTGCTCACCACTCATTAGAATGGATAACTACTCCACTACTAATGAAATTTATTGAGAATTTTTGCAAAGCATATAGCGAAAATAAATCTATTAAAGGTTATAATACTCGTGAAATATTTGAAAAAAGCAGTATTTATATAGTTCCTATGGTAAACCCTGATGGAATAGATTTAGTACTGAACGGCTTAGATAATAATAATCCATATTACGATGATCTAATTAAATGGAATAATGGAAGTATGGATTTTTCTAAAACATGGCAAGCTAATATACATGGTGTAGACTTAAATCATAATTATGATGCTTCATGGGAAGAGTCCAAAAAAGCTGAACCTTTATATGGAATCTATGGTCCTGGTCCTACAAGATATTCAGGTCCTTATCCTGAGTCCGAACCAGAATCCAAATCAGTTGCAGATTTTACTAGAAAACATGATTTCAGGCTCGTTTTAGCATATCACAGTCAAGGAGAAATAATCTATTGGAACTATAAAAATCTAGCCCCAGTTGAAGCATTAGAAATAGGAAAAAAACTTTCTCAAGTAAGTGGCTATTCATTAGCTGAAGCTTATGGTATTGCTAGCTATGCAGGATATAAAGATTGGTTTATAAAAGAATATCATAGACCAGGATATACAATAGAAGTCGGAAAAGGAAAAAATCCACTTCCTATATCTCAATTTGATAAAATATACGCCGATAATGAAGAATTACTGCTATTGGCGGCGATTGTATAG
- a CDS encoding cobyric acid synthase yields MAKKIMLQGTGSSVGKSIITAAFCRIFKEDGYSVAPFKSQNMSLNSFVTKDGLEMGRAQVVQAEAAKIEPIVDMNPILLKPTSQIGSQVIVRGKVYKNMKAEDYYKEKHKLVEIIKKSFNKLDKLFEIVVIEGAGSPAEINLRENDIVNMGLAEMVDSPVILVGDIDKGGVFASIYGTIMLLEKKERDRIKGFIINKFRGDIKILEPGIKMLEEKIGKPCLGVIPYMELYIDDEDSETSRFKQKNTGGINIGVVKTPYISNFSDFTPFDFEKDVNVRYIVQKKDFDDIDMIILPGSKNTIADMNYIFEKGFDREIYKKHKKGIPIMGICGGYQMLGLEIVDFYSVESILKRINGLSLLEIRTTMKKTKCTKQVFGKIIADNCFLEQNIDYKIEGYEIHMGETELIGDSKPFIKLDEGRYDGAISADGKVFGTYLHGIFENDNFREKLVNWLKQKKGIEVSNCNMSYKEIKEKEYAKLAEIVRKHVDLDGIKKIMGLK; encoded by the coding sequence TTGGCTAAAAAAATTATGCTTCAGGGGACAGGTTCTTCTGTGGGTAAAAGCATTATTACAGCAGCGTTTTGCAGAATTTTTAAAGAAGACGGTTATTCAGTTGCACCTTTCAAATCACAGAATATGTCATTAAATTCTTTTGTAACAAAAGATGGTTTAGAAATGGGTAGAGCTCAAGTTGTACAAGCAGAAGCAGCAAAGATTGAGCCTATTGTTGATATGAATCCTATTTTACTAAAACCAACTAGTCAAATAGGTAGTCAGGTTATAGTTAGAGGTAAAGTTTATAAAAATATGAAAGCAGAAGATTATTACAAAGAAAAACATAAATTGGTGGAAATAATTAAAAAGTCTTTTAATAAGCTTGATAAGTTATTTGAAATAGTAGTTATAGAAGGTGCTGGTAGTCCAGCTGAAATCAATTTAAGAGAAAATGACATTGTAAATATGGGGTTAGCAGAAATGGTTGATTCTCCAGTTATTTTAGTTGGGGATATTGATAAAGGTGGAGTATTTGCTTCAATTTATGGAACAATTATGCTTTTAGAAAAAAAAGAGAGAGATAGAATTAAGGGGTTTATTATAAATAAATTTAGAGGAGATATAAAAATACTTGAACCAGGTATCAAAATGTTAGAAGAAAAGATTGGCAAGCCATGTTTAGGGGTTATACCTTATATGGAGTTATATATAGATGACGAAGATAGTGAAACTTCAAGATTCAAGCAAAAAAATACAGGTGGTATTAATATTGGAGTGGTTAAAACTCCTTATATTTCTAATTTTAGCGATTTTACGCCGTTTGATTTTGAAAAAGATGTAAATGTTAGATATATAGTACAAAAGAAAGACTTTGATGATATTGATATGATTATATTGCCGGGCAGTAAAAATACTATAGCCGATATGAATTACATATTTGAAAAAGGCTTTGATAGAGAAATTTATAAAAAACATAAAAAAGGCATACCAATTATGGGCATATGTGGTGGATATCAAATGCTTGGTTTAGAAATTGTTGACTTTTATTCAGTAGAGTCAATATTAAAAAGAATTAATGGACTATCTTTATTAGAGATAAGGACTACTATGAAGAAAACTAAGTGCACAAAACAGGTTTTTGGAAAAATAATTGCAGATAATTGTTTTTTAGAGCAAAATATTGATTACAAAATAGAAGGTTATGAAATTCATATGGGTGAGACAGAACTTATTGGGGATTCAAAGCCATTTATCAAATTGGATGAAGGAAGATATGACGGGGCAATAAGTGCAGATGGAAAGGTATTTGGAACTTATTTACATGGGATATTTGAAAATGATAATTTTAGAGAAAAACTTGTTAATTGGCTGAAACAAAAGAAAGGTATAGAAGTATCTAATTGCAATATGAGTTATAAGGAGATTAAAGAGAAAGAATATGCTAAATTAGCTGAAATAGTTAGAAAACATGTTGATTTAGATGGTATAAAGAAAATTATGGGGTTGAAATAA
- the cbiB gene encoding adenosylcobinamide-phosphate synthase CbiB: MKIYILIIAVILDYIIGDPHNWPHPIKYIGKLIAKYEKFIRKSNILSKRKGGFILTFATLTTVLVIIHYLIKFAYIIHFELGFILSVYLVYASIAARCLEKETMKVYYALKEENINKARKLLSYLVGRETSQLQEKEVIRATVETIAENTIDGVIAPLMFIGFGLALGIPVEMAYFYKTINTLDSMVGYIHELYREIGYASAKLDDVVNYIPARVGSLLMLISGLLIGYDFKNGYMILKRDKRNHKSPNSGYSEAVVAGLLNIQLGGTNIYFGQKVYKPTIGDKNRELSIINIKDVIKIMYAAEVLLIVIIVTILKLL, translated from the coding sequence ATGAAAATATATATTCTAATAATAGCAGTTATTTTAGATTACATTATCGGCGATCCGCATAATTGGCCACATCCTATAAAGTATATAGGTAAATTAATAGCAAAATATGAAAAGTTTATTAGAAAAAGCAATATATTATCTAAAAGAAAAGGTGGATTTATTTTAACTTTTGCAACTTTAACAACAGTTCTGGTTATAATTCATTATTTAATAAAATTTGCATATATTATACATTTTGAATTAGGTTTCATACTTTCAGTTTATTTAGTATATGCTTCCATAGCAGCTAGGTGTCTTGAGAAAGAAACAATGAAAGTCTATTATGCATTAAAAGAAGAGAATATTAATAAAGCAAGGAAACTGCTTTCTTATTTAGTTGGAAGAGAAACAAGTCAACTTCAAGAGAAAGAGGTAATTAGAGCAACAGTTGAAACTATTGCTGAGAATACAATAGATGGAGTAATTGCACCATTAATGTTTATAGGATTTGGACTAGCACTAGGCATACCTGTAGAAATGGCTTATTTTTATAAAACTATTAACACACTAGATTCAATGGTAGGTTATATTCACGAACTATATAGAGAAATAGGTTACGCTTCTGCAAAATTAGATGATGTAGTGAATTACATACCTGCCAGAGTAGGCAGCTTACTTATGCTTATTTCTGGGCTTTTAATTGGGTACGATTTTAAAAATGGATATATGATTTTAAAACGTGACAAAAGGAATCATAAAAGTCCTAATAGTGGGTATTCTGAAGCTGTGGTTGCAGGACTATTAAATATTCAGCTAGGTGGAACAAATATTTATTTTGGACAGAAAGTGTACAAACCTACTATAGGAGATAAAAATAGAGAGCTAAGTATTATCAATATAAAAGATGTAATAAAAATTATGTATGCAGCAGAGGTTCTATTAATAGTAATTATTGTTACGATTTTAAAATTACTGTAA
- the cobD gene encoding threonine-phosphate decarboxylase CobD, translated as MNKHGGYYGENQEKVLDFSVNINPLGITEKVKEKLIESINTINRYPEIDGESVKKVLADRLNVETSQVIIGNGVIELIYLFARAFCPNKVVIIQPTFNEYLRAFNLTGSIICNYELTYSNDFNLETNALLGYLKETKPDLLILCNPNNPTGHFIRYKDLLPVISYIKEIGAYLLLDESFIDFTDEESCVNHVKEFPIFILRSMTKFYAIPGLRLGYGIANSNIINKLNEYKEPWTINTFALSIVSTILDDEAFYKESKKWLQAEKSYLYKELKKMKSIDFFNSQANFILCRVKKGNAYEMREKLMKYNIYIRVCDDFVGLDNTYFRVAIKSHKDNVKLINAIKEILQ; from the coding sequence ATGAATAAGCACGGAGGATATTATGGAGAAAATCAGGAAAAAGTTTTAGATTTTAGTGTTAATATAAATCCCCTAGGTATAACTGAAAAAGTAAAAGAAAAGCTCATTGAAAGCATAAATACAATAAATAGATATCCAGAAATAGATGGAGAAAGCGTAAAGAAAGTATTAGCCGATAGATTAAATGTTGAAACTTCTCAAGTGATAATCGGGAATGGAGTAATTGAATTAATATACCTATTTGCAAGAGCTTTTTGTCCTAATAAAGTAGTTATTATACAGCCGACTTTTAATGAGTATTTAAGAGCATTTAATTTAACAGGAAGTATTATTTGCAATTATGAACTAACATATTCTAATGATTTTAATTTAGAAACAAATGCTTTGTTGGGGTATTTGAAAGAAACAAAGCCTGATTTATTAATACTTTGCAATCCTAATAATCCAACTGGTCATTTTATTAGATATAAAGACTTATTACCTGTTATTAGTTATATTAAAGAAATTGGAGCATATTTATTGCTTGATGAGTCTTTTATAGATTTTACTGACGAAGAATCATGTGTAAATCATGTTAAAGAATTTCCTATATTTATTCTTAGGTCAATGACAAAATTTTATGCTATTCCAGGATTAAGGCTTGGATACGGTATAGCTAATAGTAATATTATTAATAAATTGAATGAATACAAAGAGCCTTGGACAATAAATACTTTTGCTTTATCGATAGTTTCAACAATTTTAGATGATGAAGCATTTTATAAAGAGTCTAAAAAATGGCTGCAAGCTGAAAAAAGTTATTTATATAAAGAGCTAAAAAAAATGAAAAGTATTGATTTTTTTAATAGTCAAGCGAATTTTATTTTATGCAGAGTTAAAAAAGGCAATGCATATGAGATGAGAGAAAAATTAATGAAATATAATATCTATATTAGAGTTTGTGATGATTTTGTTGGGTTAGACAATACTTATTTTAGGGTTGCTATTAAAAGTCATAAAGATAATGTGAAGCTAATTAATGCTATAAAAGAGATTTTACAATAA
- a CDS encoding helical backbone metal receptor, with amino-acid sequence MKKISRITVLSLVLVLILSSLALAKDVKISVDGLDKNLNIEIINARSYVASESLKDFGLTTTEKGNVIVVRNDDVVFEFIIGSNQVKVNDLCLTLDARPYKNDKDVYLPLRFILETLNYKIGWDNEAKKVKAEKLKELTFPITIVDGDNTYVVEKEAKTIVSMAPGVTEKLFALGVGDRIKGRTQYCNYPEEVKNIPSIGTLYEPNLELILDINPDLVIGETHFKDEVIAKLNEAGIKVVAKSTAKDMEGVYDYMLKLGAIVNKNYEARALVSSLRAKVDRVKYELKDLKESDKPKVYYIVGTGQWGEYTAGKDTFISELISLAGGKNVADDVVGWKYSLEKLIDHDPDIIIGGQFNVDTMVNGENYQVLSAIKNKKYKVVNEDIFVRAAPRAINEGLKILIETFHKEKIKDLDF; translated from the coding sequence ATGAAAAAAATTTCAAGAATTACAGTTTTATCACTTGTTTTAGTTTTAATATTATCAAGCTTGGCATTAGCTAAAGACGTAAAGATAAGTGTTGATGGTTTGGACAAAAACCTTAATATTGAAATTATTAATGCTAGATCTTATGTTGCATCAGAAAGCTTAAAAGACTTTGGATTAACTACAACTGAAAAAGGAAATGTAATAGTTGTTAGGAATGATGATGTAGTATTTGAGTTTATTATAGGAAGTAATCAAGTTAAGGTTAATGATTTATGTTTAACACTAGATGCTAGACCATATAAAAATGATAAGGATGTATACTTACCATTAAGATTTATACTTGAGACTTTAAATTATAAGATAGGTTGGGATAATGAGGCTAAAAAAGTTAAAGCTGAAAAACTTAAGGAGTTAACATTTCCTATTACAATCGTAGATGGTGACAATACATATGTTGTTGAAAAAGAGGCTAAAACTATAGTATCTATGGCTCCAGGAGTAACAGAAAAACTATTTGCTTTAGGTGTTGGAGACAGGATAAAGGGCAGAACTCAATATTGTAATTATCCTGAAGAAGTTAAAAATATTCCAAGTATTGGTACTCTGTATGAACCAAATTTAGAGTTAATATTAGATATAAATCCTGATTTGGTTATTGGCGAAACTCATTTTAAAGATGAGGTTATAGCTAAACTTAATGAAGCTGGTATAAAAGTTGTAGCTAAATCAACAGCTAAGGATATGGAAGGTGTATATGACTATATGCTTAAATTAGGAGCTATAGTTAATAAAAACTATGAAGCGAGAGCACTAGTATCAAGTTTAAGGGCAAAGGTTGATAGGGTTAAATATGAGTTGAAAGATTTAAAGGAAAGCGATAAGCCGAAAGTATATTATATAGTAGGAACAGGACAATGGGGAGAGTATACAGCAGGTAAAGATACTTTTATATCAGAGCTTATTTCACTAGCAGGTGGTAAGAATGTTGCTGATGATGTGGTAGGTTGGAAGTATAGTCTTGAAAAACTTATAGACCATGATCCAGATATTATCATAGGTGGACAGTTTAATGTCGATACAATGGTTAATGGTGAAAACTATCAAGTGTTGTCAGCAATTAAAAATAAAAAATATAAGGTAGTAAATGAAGACATATTTGTTAGAGCAGCTCCAAGAGCTATTAATGAAGGACTTAAAATACTGATAGAAACTTTCCATAAAGAAAAAATTAAAGACTTAGACTTTTAG
- a CDS encoding FecCD family ABC transporter permease: MLIFIFISIIATTLGTVKIPAKDVVKIILSKISFLSKKIDISNVKKSNIFIVINIRLPRIILASLVGAVLSIVGTCYQAIFRNPMADPYVMGASSGAAFGATFGIIFGLNNTILGFGLTSLFAFAGALLTTLIVYNLAKVGNKISTTSILLAGIVVSSLLSSVISIMMVFNHRELAKIVTWTMGSFNGANWKQIIIVIIPIFFGVVVLSSMTKEMNAVVIGEESAKNLGVNVELIKKVILLLSSFLAACAVSVSGIIGFVGLIVPHLFRLIFGSDHRILIPISVVGGAIFLLICDTLARTVLNGIEIPVGIITSIFGGPFFLYLLRKSKRNKFI; the protein is encoded by the coding sequence TTGTTAATATTTATATTTATTTCTATAATAGCAACGACTTTGGGAACAGTAAAAATACCTGCAAAAGATGTTGTCAAAATCATTTTAAGTAAAATAAGTTTTTTAAGCAAAAAGATTGATATTAGTAATGTAAAGAAATCGAATATTTTTATAGTTATTAATATTAGATTACCTAGAATAATACTGGCTAGTTTAGTTGGTGCAGTACTTTCAATTGTAGGTACATGTTATCAGGCTATTTTTAGAAATCCAATGGCTGACCCTTATGTTATGGGTGCTTCTTCGGGGGCAGCCTTTGGTGCTACTTTTGGTATAATTTTTGGACTAAATAATACAATTTTAGGATTTGGACTAACATCTTTATTTGCTTTTGCTGGAGCGTTGTTAACTACATTGATAGTTTATAATCTGGCGAAAGTAGGTAATAAAATATCTACAACTTCTATTTTATTAGCAGGAATTGTTGTAAGCTCTTTATTATCATCGGTAATTTCGATAATGATGGTATTTAATCATAGAGAACTTGCGAAAATAGTGACTTGGACAATGGGGAGCTTTAATGGAGCGAATTGGAAGCAAATAATTATTGTTATTATCCCTATATTTTTTGGAGTAGTAGTTTTATCTTCAATGACTAAAGAAATGAATGCAGTAGTGATAGGAGAAGAAAGTGCAAAAAATTTAGGGGTGAATGTCGAATTAATAAAGAAGGTAATATTATTATTGTCATCTTTTTTAGCAGCTTGTGCAGTTTCGGTAAGTGGAATTATCGGTTTTGTTGGATTGATTGTACCTCATTTATTTAGACTGATATTTGGTTCAGACCACAGAATACTTATACCGATTTCAGTTGTGGGAGGAGCAATTTTTTTATTGATTTGCGATACTTTGGCTAGAACTGTTTTAAATGGAATTGAGATACCAGTCGGAATCATTACATCTATATTTGGCGGACCTTTCTTTCTTTATCTTCTTAGAAAATCTAAGCGTAATAAATTTATATAA